Proteins from a genomic interval of Caldivirga sp.:
- a CDS encoding RimK family alpha-L-glutamate ligase, translating to MELTITYDYLREEEVELIRAFNELGISVNTLQSTKPLHIEKLDGVFLVRNLNHRTAITMAGIIENTGGVSINKYLTLSLTWNKAITAALLKKIGLPVPDTYVVFEPIIDGVAGGGRIVKPASGSWGRLTAIVSDGEAKLLIKHAKDHLPVLIQERIGDGSDLRIFVINGSVVASMMRKPPQGDWRSNVARGGLAMPIKVNGELEEYAIKATEAVGAFYAGVDVLVGSDGYYISEINGIPEFKAVSKVSGVRVSFRLAEAISEFIRK from the coding sequence GTGGAATTAACCATAACGTATGATTACTTAAGGGAGGAGGAGGTTGAGTTAATTAGGGCATTTAATGAACTCGGCATCAGCGTTAACACTCTTCAATCCACAAAGCCCCTTCACATTGAGAAACTTGACGGAGTCTTCCTGGTAAGGAACCTTAACCATAGGACTGCAATAACAATGGCTGGTATTATTGAGAACACTGGCGGCGTATCAATAAACAAGTACTTAACACTCTCGTTAACTTGGAATAAGGCCATTACGGCAGCGCTACTTAAGAAAATAGGCCTACCTGTTCCAGACACTTACGTAGTCTTTGAACCAATCATCGATGGTGTAGCCGGTGGTGGACGTATTGTTAAGCCAGCGTCAGGTTCATGGGGTAGGTTAACCGCCATTGTAAGTGATGGTGAGGCTAAGTTACTCATAAAGCATGCTAAGGATCATTTACCTGTACTTATTCAGGAGAGGATTGGTGATGGCAGTGACTTAAGGATCTTTGTAATTAATGGTTCAGTGGTGGCGTCAATGATGAGGAAGCCCCCTCAGGGTGACTGGAGGAGTAACGTGGCTAGGGGTGGATTAGCAATGCCCATTAAGGTTAATGGGGAATTAGAGGAATACGCTATTAAGGCTACTGAGGCGGTGGGTGCATTCTACGCTGGCGTTGATGTGCTAGTGGGCAGTGATGGGTACTACATAAGTGAAATAAATGGTATCCCTGAATTTAAGGCGGTAAGTAAGGTTAGTGGTGTTAGGGTTAGTTTTAGACTGGCTGAGGCTATTAGTGAGTTTATTAGGAAATAA